A portion of the Salminus brasiliensis chromosome 11, fSalBra1.hap2, whole genome shotgun sequence genome contains these proteins:
- the camkk1b gene encoding calcium/calmodulin-dependent protein kinase kinase 1b codes for MSTEAACRPSEPDSEYAELADMVAAIDVAASRVTPPNGHRTPPHRLLLSDRKFSLQERGSYQNGTTPRIARRPTIESKRVSISDGDDCVQLNQYKLKNEIGKGSYGVVKLAYNEDDDQYYAMKVVSKKKLMKQCGFPRRPPPKETAASKGNRPKPFGPLDRVYQEIAILKKLDHLNVVKLVEVLDDPDEDNLHMAFELMPKGPVMEIPTDNPLTEEQARFYFRDVILGIEYLHYQKIIHRDIKPSNLLLGDDGHIKIADFGVSNEFEGSDALLSNSAGTPAFMAPETLTDHEHRFSGKALDVWAMGVTLYCFVFAKCPFVDDYILALYEKIRNFPVIFPDMPTISEDLKELITRMLDKVPETRITISEIKLHPWVTLDGLEPLPLEEEHCTVVEVTEEEVENSVKLIPSLSTVILVKSMLRKRSFGNPFDFLSRRQGRSMSAPGNLISDTSLFRASVNVHPSLSRASDGSREGELEDLYEDEDT; via the exons ATGAGCACAGAGGCAGCCTGCAGGCCATCAGAGCCAGACTCTGAGTATGCCGAACTGGCTGATATGGTGGCCGCCATCGATGTGGCAGCAAGTAGAGTGACCCCACCCAACGGCCACAGGACCCCCCCTCACCGCCTCTTGCTGTCCGACCGCAAGTTCTCCTTGCAGGAGCGTGGGAGCTACCAGAATGGGACGACCCCCAGGATTGCCAGGAGGCCGACAATCGAGTCTAAACGGGTGTCTATTTCGGATGGGGAT GACTGTGTTCAGCTCAACCAGTACAAATTAAAAAATGAGATTGGAAAG GGCTCCTATGGGGTGGTAAAACTGGCCTATAATGAAGATGATGACCAGTACTAT GCAATGAAGGTGGTCTCCAAAAAAAAGTTGATGAAACAGTGTGGATTTCCAC GGCGTCCCCCTCCCAAAGAAACAGCTGCCTCAAAGGGCAACCGTCCTAAACCTTTTGGCCCACTGGACAGAGTGTACCAAGAGATTGCCATCTTGAAGAAACTTGACCATCTGAATGTTGTCAAACTAGTAGAG GTTCTCGATGACCCAGACGAAGATAATCTACATATGG CCTTTGAGTTGATGCCAAAAGG GCCAGTGATGGAAATCCCCACAGATAATCCTTTAACAGAGGAGCAGGCCCGGTTCTATTTCAGAGACGTAATCTTGGGCATAGAATACT TGCACTATCAGAAGATCATACATCGAGACATCAAGCCTTCAAACCTGCTGCTTGGGGATGATGGCCATATTAAGATCGCAGACTTTGGAGTCAGCAATGAGTTTGAGGGGAGCGATGCGCTCTTATCAAACAGTGCTGGAACGCCGGCCTTCATGGCACCGGAGACTCTGACTGATCATGAACATAGATTCAGCGGAAAA gctttagaTGTGTGGGCAATGGGTGTGACTTTATACTGCTTTGTATTCGCAAAG tGTCCTTTTGTGGATGACTACATCTTGGCCCTGTATGAGAAGATAAGGAATTTTCCAGTGATCTTTCCAGATAT GCCTACTATAAGCGAGGACCTTAAGGAGCTAATCACCAGAATGCTGGACAAAGTTCCTGAAACCAGGATCACCATTTCAGAAATAAAG TTACATCCATgggtgactcttgatgggctgGAGCCGCTGcctctggaggaggagcactgcaCAGTGGTGGAAGTGACAGAAGAGGAGGTGGAGAACTCCGTCAAACTCATCCCCAGCCTATCCACTGTG ATCCTGGTAAAATCCATGCTGAGAAAACGCTCTTTTGGGAATCCCTTCGACTTCCTGAGTCGCAGACAGGGCAGGTCCATGTCCGCCCCAGGAAATCTCATCTC GGACACATCGCTGTTT